The genomic stretch CCTGCGCGAAGCGGGCGCGCGGCACGTCAGGCTCATCTGCCTCGTGTGCGCCCCCGAGGGCGTCGCCGCGGTCGCCGAGCACCACCCCGACGTGCCGATCTGGACCGCCACGCTCGACCGCTGCCTGGACGAGAACGCGTTCATCCGGCCGGGCCTCGGCGACGCGGGCGACCGCGTCTTCGGCACCCCGCCCGAGTAGAGCGCCCACGGGGCCCGCCTCACGCCGGCAGCCACCGGAACCCCACCCTTGTCCGCCGGGGCCGGCATCGGCGCCCTAGCCCATCAGTCGTCGAGAATCGCCACGACGCGGGCCGGCGCGGCGCTCGCCCGGGCGATCTTCAGCGGGAAGCAGGCGACGGTGAACCCGGTCGGCGGCAGCGCGCCGAGGTTCACGAGCCGCTCGATCTGCGAGTACGGCAGGTCGGCCTGGTGCGCCTCCCAGAAGATGCCCCGCTCGCGCCGCTCGAGCGCGTCCGCAGCCTGCATCCCGAGCGGCCGGTCCCATCCCCACGCGTCGATGCCCATGACGCGCACGCCGCGGTCGTAGAGCCAGTGCGTCGCGGCGGCGGTGACGCCCGGCCCGAGGTTGATGTAGCCGGGGTCCGCGTAGAACGCGTCGCGACCGGTGCGGACGAACACGATGTCGCCGGGGCGCAGATCGTGGCCGGCCGCCGCGACGCCGGCCTCCATCTGCTCGGCGGTGACCGCGTCGCCGTCGGCCTTGTGGGTCATGTCGACGACGACGCCCGGCCCGAGGAAGCGCTCGAGCGGCAGCTCGTCGATCGTCTCCGCGGGCGAGCCCTGGATGTGCGAGTTGTAGTGGTAGGGCGCATCGACGTGCGTGGCGTTGTGCGTGCCGAGGGTGACCGTCTCGCGCGTCCAGCCCTCGCCGTCGCGCAGCAGCTCCGGCGGAACGCCGAACAGCGCCCGGATCTCCGCGGCGCCGCCGGCGTGGTCGACGTACTCGACGCCGGTGCGCTGGAAGTCGGGCGTCCCCTCGGGGCTCGCCGAGATGGTGGTCGAGAGGTCGATGATCCGCATCACGCAGACGCTACGTGCTCGCGCCGGCGCACCGCGCGCAGCACCTGGTAGATCCCGATCGCGGCGACGGTGCCGAGCGTGATCCCGGCGAACTCGTAGTCGTCCCAGTGCAGGGTGTAGTTGCCGGCGCCGACGATCAGCGCGACGGCCGCCGTGGTCAGGTTGACGGGGTCGCGGAAGTCGACGCGCGCCTCGAGCCAGATGCGGGCGCCGAGCACCGCGATCATCCCGAAGAGCACCGTCACGGCTCCGCCGAGCACGCCGACCGGGATGGCGGCGACGATCGCGCCGAGCTTCGGCAGGAGCCCGAGGGCGATCGCGCACAGGCCGGCGATGATGTAGGCGAGCGTGGAGTACACGCGGGTCAGGCCCATCACGCCGATGTTCTCCGCGTACGTCGTCGTGCCCGACCCGCCGAACGCGCCGGACAGCGCGGTCGCGGCGCCGTCGGCCATGAGCGTGCGGCCGATGAGCGGGTCGAGGTCGTCGCCGGTCATCGCCGCGACCGCCTTGACGTGCCCGGCGTTCTCGGCGACGAGCACGAGGATCACCGCCGGCACGATCAGCAGGATCGCCCGGCCGTCGAACACGGGCGTCGTGAAATCCGGCCAGCCGACCCAGGCGGCGTCATGCACCGCGGCCCAGTCGACCTTGCCGAGGATCGCGGCGAAGACGTAGCCGGCGACGACGCCGATCACGACCGACAGCCGGGCGCCGAGGCCCGGCAGCGCGACGCTGGCGATCAGGATGGCGGCCAGCGTGAACACGGCCACGCCGGCCTGCTGGGTGAACTGGTCCTTGGCCACCGGTGCGAGGTTCAGCCCGATGAGCGCGACGATCGCGCCGGTGACCACCGGCGGCAGCAGGAACGCCACGACGCGGTAGCCGGCGCGGTCGACGACCGCTCCGACGACGAGCAGCGCGACCCCGGCGCACAGGATCCCGCCGAGCGCCGCCGGGACGCCGCCCTCGGCCTTCGCGGCGATGACCGGCGCGATGAACGCGAAGGACGACCCCGTATACGACGGGACGCGGTTGCGCGTGAGCAGGCAGAACAGCAGCGTGCCGATCCCGGAGAACAGCAGCGTGGTCGAGACCGGGAAGCCGGTGAGGACCGGCACGAGCGCGGTCGCCCCGAACATCGCCAGCACGTGCTGGCCGCCGAGCCCGATCATCGCCGGCCAGCGCAGCCGCTCGTCGGGCCGGACGACCGCGCCGGGAGCGACGGAGCGACCGTCGCCGTGGAGCCTCCAGTGGCGGCCGATCGCCTCGGTCAGCGGCATGGCGCGGCACGCTACCCAGGGCGTCGGAGGACTCCGGCGAGTGACCGTCTCTAGGATGACGCGGTGGCCGCCGTGGACCTCACCCTCGACGCGAAGTACGTCGCCGAGCAGGGGCCGATCTTCCTGACGGGCGTGCAGGCGCACGTCCGCGCGATCCTCGACCAGCTGCGCCTCGACCGCCGCAACGGGCTGCGCACCGGCGCCTTCGTCTCCGGCTACCAGGGCTCGCCGCTGGGCACGTTCGACCGCGAGCTGCACCGCCAGCTGCACCTGGCGCCCGACGGCGCGCTCGTCCACGTCCCGGCCGTCAACGAGGAGCTTGCCGCCACGTCGGTCTACGGCACCCAGCTCGTCGACCAGCTCCCGGGCGCGCGCACCGACGGGGTGTTCGGCGTCTGGTACGGCAAGGGACCGGGCCTGGACCGGGCGTGCGACGCCATCCGCCACGGCAACTTCGTCGGGGCCGCGCGGACCGGTGGGATGGTGGCGCTCGTGGGCGACGACCCCGGCTGCAAGTCGTCGACCATCCCCAGCGCCTCGGAGCAGATGCTCGCGGGCCTGCACGTGCCGACGCTCTACCCGGGCCGGCTCGAGGAGGTGCTGGCGTTCGGCCTGCACGCCGTCGCCTGCTCGCGGGCGTCGGGCCTGTGGTCGGCGATCAAGTCGGTGACGAACATCGCCGACGGCGCGGGCACCGCGACGCCCGTCGCGGCGGGCTTCGTCCCGGTCGTGCCGCAGCTCGAATGGCGCGGCCGGCCGTTCGTCCACGAGCCGTCGGGCAAGCTGCTCGCTGCCCGCTCGCTGGAGATGGAGGAGACGCTGGTCTCCGTCCGGCTGCCGCTGGCCAAGCTCTACGCGCGGGCGAACGCGCTCAACGAGATCGCCGTGGCGCCGCGCGCCGCCCGGCTCGGGATCGTGGCCGCCGGCAAGACGTTCTACGACCTGCGCCACGCGTGCGAGCTTCTCGGCCTCGACGACGCACGGCTCGAGCGGCTCGGGATCCGCCTGCTGCGGGTCGGGATGCTCTATCCGCTCGACGAGGACGTCGTGCGCGAGCTGGCGCGC from Capillimicrobium parvum encodes the following:
- a CDS encoding cyclase family protein; translated protein: MRIIDLSTTISASPEGTPDFQRTGVEYVDHAGGAAEIRALFGVPPELLRDGEGWTRETVTLGTHNATHVDAPYHYNSHIQGSPAETIDELPLERFLGPGVVVDMTHKADGDAVTAEQMEAGVAAAGHDLRPGDIVFVRTGRDAFYADPGYINLGPGVTAAATHWLYDRGVRVMGIDAWGWDRPLGMQAADALERRERGIFWEAHQADLPYSQIERLVNLGALPPTGFTVACFPLKIARASAAPARVVAILDD
- a CDS encoding uracil-xanthine permease family protein; amino-acid sequence: MPLTEAIGRHWRLHGDGRSVAPGAVVRPDERLRWPAMIGLGGQHVLAMFGATALVPVLTGFPVSTTLLFSGIGTLLFCLLTRNRVPSYTGSSFAFIAPVIAAKAEGGVPAALGGILCAGVALLVVGAVVDRAGYRVVAFLLPPVVTGAIVALIGLNLAPVAKDQFTQQAGVAVFTLAAILIASVALPGLGARLSVVIGVVAGYVFAAILGKVDWAAVHDAAWVGWPDFTTPVFDGRAILLIVPAVILVLVAENAGHVKAVAAMTGDDLDPLIGRTLMADGAATALSGAFGGSGTTTYAENIGVMGLTRVYSTLAYIIAGLCAIALGLLPKLGAIVAAIPVGVLGGAVTVLFGMIAVLGARIWLEARVDFRDPVNLTTAAVALIVGAGNYTLHWDDYEFAGITLGTVAAIGIYQVLRAVRRREHVASA